From the genome of Edaphobacter dinghuensis, one region includes:
- the asd gene encoding aspartate-semialdehyde dehydrogenase: MERRKVGILGATGMVGQRFIQLLSNHPWFEIAWLAASDRSAGKTYGEACRWKLDTPLPKHIAAMTMQPNVPEGTVGELPKIIFAALDADIARELEPKFAAVGCAVISNSSAFRMTPDVPLVVPEVNADHLFLIEVQSSRKENGGKGGYIVTNPNCSTIGLVMALKPLEERFGVESVFVTTMQAVSGAGYPGVPSLDILGNVVPFIKNEEEKMQEEVGKLLGTLSGKKVEMLDAKVSAHCNRVAVEDGHTECVSIKLRKKATREEILAAWSEFLPLEGQHLPTAPSQPVEYDAAADRPQPRLDRMRGNGMTATVGRLRECSLLDWKFVVLSHNTIRGAAGAAVLNAEVLALLGKLDKLSVAVSPAVAVMA, encoded by the coding sequence ATGGAACGGCGCAAGGTCGGAATTTTGGGCGCGACCGGTATGGTCGGGCAGCGATTTATTCAATTATTGAGCAATCATCCGTGGTTTGAGATTGCGTGGCTGGCGGCGAGCGATCGCAGCGCGGGCAAAACGTACGGCGAAGCCTGCCGTTGGAAGCTGGACACCCCACTGCCCAAGCATATTGCTGCCATGACGATGCAGCCGAATGTGCCCGAAGGCACGGTTGGAGAACTGCCGAAGATTATCTTCGCCGCTCTCGACGCGGACATCGCCCGTGAACTGGAGCCGAAATTCGCCGCCGTGGGCTGTGCCGTTATCTCAAACTCCAGTGCGTTCCGCATGACGCCGGATGTTCCTCTTGTCGTTCCCGAGGTCAATGCAGATCACCTCTTCCTGATCGAAGTCCAGAGCTCGCGCAAAGAAAACGGCGGCAAGGGCGGTTACATTGTGACCAACCCGAATTGCAGCACCATTGGCCTGGTAATGGCACTGAAGCCACTGGAAGAGCGGTTCGGAGTCGAGAGCGTCTTCGTGACAACGATGCAGGCAGTGAGCGGCGCGGGGTATCCCGGTGTTCCTTCGCTGGACATCCTGGGCAACGTAGTGCCGTTTATTAAAAACGAAGAAGAGAAGATGCAGGAAGAGGTCGGCAAGCTGCTTGGCACGCTGAGCGGCAAAAAAGTCGAGATGCTGGACGCTAAGGTAAGCGCCCACTGCAACCGTGTTGCAGTTGAGGATGGCCATACGGAGTGCGTCAGCATCAAGCTGCGCAAGAAGGCCACGCGAGAAGAGATTCTGGCTGCGTGGAGCGAGTTCCTTCCGCTGGAAGGGCAACATCTGCCGACCGCACCCTCTCAGCCGGTGGAGTACGACGCTGCAGCAGATCGACCGCAACCCCGGCTGGACCGGATGCGCGGCAACGGCATGACCGCAACTGTCGGCCGTCTGCGCGAGTGTAGCTTGCTGGACTGGAAGTTCGTTGTGCTCTCGCACAATACGATCCGCGGAGCCGCAGGAGCGGCTGTGCTGAACGCAGAGGTTCTTGCGTTGCTGGGCAAGTTGGACAAGTTAAGCGTGGCTGTATCGCCTGCTGTGGCGGTGATGGCTTGA
- the dapB gene encoding 4-hydroxy-tetrahydrodipicolinate reductase — MRILVLGQGKTGKLVAAIAAERGHGVHVLDAKENANASALTPPFVAGFDVVIDFTAPEAVIQNMRACLATGAKMVVGTTGWYDKLPDMKSLAERKQAGLLYGTNFSIGVQVLFQLAAKLGDSLKNAGYRFSIEETHHVTKLDSPSGTAITLATAVETASGYQRVPIESKREGDAPGTHILVAESDADRLTLTHESFSRRGFAEGAVRAAEWLASRKGCYDFQNIYTQI; from the coding sequence ATGCGGATATTGGTCTTAGGACAAGGGAAGACAGGCAAGCTGGTAGCCGCCATCGCGGCGGAACGCGGTCATGGTGTCCATGTCCTGGATGCCAAGGAAAATGCGAACGCGTCCGCGTTGACTCCACCGTTTGTCGCGGGGTTCGATGTCGTTATCGACTTCACAGCACCCGAGGCTGTAATTCAGAACATGCGCGCGTGCTTGGCGACGGGAGCGAAGATGGTCGTCGGTACCACTGGCTGGTATGACAAGCTGCCCGACATGAAATCTTTGGCCGAACGCAAACAGGCTGGCCTGCTCTACGGAACAAACTTTTCTATCGGCGTTCAGGTGTTGTTTCAACTGGCGGCAAAGCTGGGCGATTCGCTGAAGAATGCAGGCTACCGGTTTTCGATTGAAGAGACCCACCACGTTACAAAGCTGGACTCGCCCAGCGGAACCGCGATTACGCTGGCTACGGCTGTCGAAACGGCGTCCGGCTATCAGAGAGTGCCTATCGAATCGAAGCGTGAGGGCGATGCTCCTGGCACCCATATTCTTGTGGCAGAGAGCGATGCTGACAGGCTTACGCTGACGCATGAGTCGTTCTCGCGGCGTGGGTTTGCTGAAGGCGCAGTGCGCGCGGCGGAGTGGCTGGCCTCCCGCAAAGGCTGCTACGACTTTCAAAATATTTATACGCAGATT
- the lysC gene encoding lysine-sensitive aspartokinase 3, whose amino-acid sequence MKFGGTSVEDAKAIERTAAIVRGRRDRNLEAVVVVSAMAKVTDQLLAAAAAAGRDDKAGALAISARLRHRHIDTAAELLDGERFVHLQPAINHEFDALDDLLRGIAAVGELTARTNDLVVSFGERLSSRMVAAAFEQRGLQGAHVDARTCIVTDGNYGKAVPQEAAIEAKLAELVLPLIQAGQTPVMGGFIGATAEGITTTLGRGGSDYTAALVGGGMHAGAIEIWTDVNGIMTTDPRICPDALRVKTISFEEAAELAYFGAKVLHPATILPAVQKSIPVWVLNSRNAENEGTKITALAPRCASPFKSIAAKKRLTIIDVVASRMLMSHGYLKAVFDVFDKYKCAIDMVSTSEVSISLTVDSNEKLPEICEELGKIADVKYEGRKALVCLVGEDIRGHNGIAGQVFSAVSHINVRMISQGASEINMSFMIDEEDVEEAVRSLHKHFFVDPDETVFDVAARVPVAVKA is encoded by the coding sequence ATGAAGTTTGGCGGAACATCGGTCGAAGATGCAAAAGCGATCGAGCGGACGGCGGCAATCGTCCGTGGACGCCGGGATCGTAATCTGGAAGCGGTCGTCGTCGTCTCGGCGATGGCAAAGGTCACCGATCAATTGCTGGCTGCGGCTGCCGCAGCGGGACGCGACGATAAAGCTGGCGCGTTGGCCATCAGCGCAAGGCTGCGGCATCGGCATATCGATACGGCAGCTGAACTCTTGGACGGCGAACGCTTTGTCCATCTGCAACCGGCGATCAATCATGAGTTCGATGCGCTGGACGATCTTCTGCGCGGTATCGCTGCGGTCGGCGAATTGACAGCACGTACGAATGACCTTGTAGTGAGCTTTGGCGAGCGGCTGTCGAGCCGCATGGTCGCCGCAGCCTTCGAGCAGCGTGGCCTTCAGGGCGCACACGTTGACGCTCGCACGTGCATCGTGACCGATGGCAACTATGGCAAAGCTGTCCCGCAGGAAGCTGCAATTGAAGCGAAGCTCGCGGAACTGGTTCTGCCATTGATTCAAGCGGGACAGACGCCAGTCATGGGCGGCTTTATCGGAGCGACCGCAGAGGGCATTACAACCACTCTGGGACGCGGCGGCAGCGACTACACCGCTGCTCTGGTTGGCGGCGGAATGCACGCAGGAGCCATCGAGATCTGGACGGACGTCAATGGCATCATGACCACCGATCCTCGAATCTGTCCGGATGCGCTGCGAGTCAAGACGATCAGCTTCGAGGAAGCAGCAGAACTGGCATACTTCGGTGCAAAGGTGTTGCATCCGGCCACGATCCTCCCTGCGGTCCAAAAGAGCATTCCTGTCTGGGTACTGAACTCGCGCAATGCGGAGAACGAAGGCACCAAGATCACGGCGCTGGCTCCCAGATGCGCCAGTCCCTTCAAGAGTATTGCGGCGAAGAAGCGACTTACCATCATCGACGTCGTTGCCAGCCGCATGCTGATGTCGCATGGATATCTCAAGGCCGTCTTCGACGTCTTCGACAAGTACAAGTGCGCCATCGACATGGTTTCGACCAGCGAAGTGAGCATCTCGCTGACGGTGGACTCGAACGAGAAGCTGCCGGAGATCTGCGAAGAGCTGGGCAAGATCGCCGACGTGAAGTATGAAGGCCGTAAGGCTCTGGTGTGCCTCGTTGGCGAGGATATTCGCGGCCACAACGGCATCGCCGGTCAGGTCTTCAGCGCAGTCAGCCATATCAATGTGCGGATGATCTCTCAGGGCGCAAGCGAGATCAACATGAGCTTCATGATCGACGAGGAAGATGTCGAAGAGGCCGTGCGCAGCCTGCACAAGCACTTCTTCGTAGATCCCGACGAGACCGTGTTTGATGTAGCGGCTCGTGTTCCAGTTGCAGTTAAAGCATAG